TGAGCTGGGGCTCGAGCTTCATCGCCTGCCCGAGGGTCATCTTCACCCCCTCGGGGACCAGCTTGGCCAGCCTGTCCGCCTCGGCGTAGGGCACGTCCAGGGCCCTGGCCACGTCCCGGATGGAGGCCCGGGCCGCCATGGTGCCGAAGGTGATTATCTGGGCCACGTGGTCACCACCGTACTTCTCCGAGACATAGGTGATGACCTCGCCGCGGCGGTCCTTGCAGAAGTCCACGTCTATGTCGGGCATGCTCACCCGTTCGGGATTGAGGAACCGCTCGAAGAGAAGGCCGTACTTGATGGGGTCTATCTCGGTGATGCCCAGGGCCCAGGCCACCAGGCTTCCGGCGGCAGAGCCCCGGCCCGGCCCCACCGGGATGCCCCGGCCCTTGGCGTAGGCGATGAAGTCGGCCACGATGAGGAAGTACGACGGATAGCCCATCTTCCGGATGACCTGCATCTCCCTCTCGAAGCGCGCCCCGTACTCCGCGGGGGCCTCTCCCCCGAAGCGCCTCTGGAGGCCCTCCCGGGCCAGCCTCTCCATGTACGAAGCGGGGCCGGAGCCGTCGGGCGGAGCGAAGCGCGGAAGGCGCGGCTTCCCCAGGGTGAACTGCACGTCGCAGCGGTCCGCTATGGCCCTGGTGTTGAGCACCGCCTGGGGCAGTTCGGCGAAGGCTCTCTTCATCTCCTCCGGGGAGCGGAAGTACAGGCCCGCCCCCTCGAAGCGCATCCGGCCGGGGTCGCTCATGGTCTTTCCCGTCTGTATGCAGACCAGGACCTCGTGGGCCTTGGCGTCGCTTTGATGCATGTAGTGGCAGTCGCTCGTGGCCACCAGGGGCACCTGCACGTCCCGGGCAAGCTCCACGAGCTTTCCGTTCAGGGCGTCCTGCTCCTTGAGGCCGTTATGCTGTATCTCCAGGTAGAAGTTCTCCGGCCCCAGGATGTCGCGGTACTCACGGGCCAGCTCCCGGGCCCGGTCCGCCTGCCCCTGGAGGAGGTAGTAAGGGATTTCCCCCTTCATGCAGGCACTGAGGGCGATGAGCCCCTCGCCGTGCTCCCTCAGCAGGGCCTTGTCTATGCGGGGCTTGTAGTAGAAGCCCTCCAGGTGGGCGAGGCTTACCAGGTTGACCAGGTTCCGGTACCCGGCGTCGTCTGTGGCCAGGAGCACCAGGTGGAAGGCCGCCTCCCCGTCCTCGTTCCTGCTCCGGTCGTGCCTGCTCCCCGGGGCCACGTAGACCTCGCACCCCAGGATGGGCTTTACCCCGGCCTTTACGGCCCTCTTGTAAAACTGCACGGCCCCGAAGAGGTTGCCGTGGTCCGTGACGGCCACGGCGGGCATCTGGAACTTCGCCGCCGCTTCCACCAGCTCCGAGAGCCTGATGGCCCCGTCAAGCAGACTGTACTCGGAATGAACGTGGAGGGGGACGTAATCAGAGTACTGCATAGGGAGATTTTATAGGTTTGCCCCCCAAAAATCAATTCTGCCCGGAGGGGCGCCCCCGGGCGCAGAAAAGCCTTTAAGTTATTGTTTTTCCTGCGACTCCGTGTTCCGGACCGGCTCTTCGGCCTCCGCCTCCTCGTCGGGGTCCCTGTAGGTTTTCATGCGCCAGAGGACGCGCCCGAAGCCCGCCACGGCCAGGAGGGCCGCCATGACGAACAAGAGCTCGGTGAAATGCCGCCTCAGCCAGGCGAGCCAGAGGCTCCGCCCCCGAAGGCTCTCCCTCCATTGCTTCTCGATGTCATCCAGGCCCACGCCCAGGGCCGCCCGGGCCGCCTCCCCCGGCGTGTGTCCCCGGCGCATCTCCTCAAGCACCGAGAGCACGCCCTCGCGTCCCCACTCCGCGGCCACGAACTCTACCACACTCCTGCTCTCTGCATAGGCCAGGAGGATGCCTTCACGGTCCAGCGGAAACCGCCCGAGCCGCCTCAAGGGGATGAGGCTTCCCCTGTGGGCCGCCCGGACGAGCCGCTCCTCGCCGCCCCTCGTGAGGACCTCTCCCATGCCCTCGCTCATCCACTGGCACACGCCTTCGTCCAGCCACCGGGGGATGGGGGTTTCCCGGATGTAACGGCCGAGGACGAGGTGGCAGAGCTCATGCCTCAGGGTGGCCTCGAGCCTGTGGGGCTCTCTCATCAGCCGGGGGGCGTCCAGCGCCACGACGTTCTGCTCCGGTGCGGCAAGGGCCACGGCGACGTCGTTTCCGGCCATGAGCCTGAAGCGCCCGGCGTCACCTACCAGCCGGATGTAGGGACGGAAGTCGACCTTCCAGCCCAGGGTCTCCTCTACCCGGGCCCTGGCCGACGGGTAGGCCTCCGAGACGGCACGGGCGAAGGACTGGAGGGGCTTCTCATAGAGAAGCACGGCTCCGGGGGCGGCCATGGTCTCTTCGGCCAGGGCCGCCCCCGTCCCGGAAAGACCCTGGATTGCCGCGGAGGCAAGGAGCGCAAGGAGACCGAGAAGGCGGGCTATTTCCAGGGAACGACGCATTATCTTATACTAGCAGGATTGGCGGACCGCGCAGAGGGGCGAGGAAGGACTTCTCCTTGTGCGTGCCGCCGGGCTTCTGTAATATTTAAGCAGCACACATTTCTGCCTGAAAGGGGTCATGCATGAAATTCACCGTGGCGGCTTTTGTTCTGAGCGCTCTTTTGCTTGCCTGGGGCGCGGCCCAGGGGGCGGAGCTTCCCCGGTATGAGCTGTCGGTCGCCGTGGACCCGGAGAACGCCCTTCTCACGGGCCAGGCGCGGATTACCCTGCCGGGGGGAGGAAAGGTGCTCGTCGAGCGGGGCGCCCTGGACCTCGAATCGGCAAGCCTCGACGGCCGCCCCCTGGCCCTTGGGAAGAAAGGCCCCCTGGTCATCGAGGACGTCGCCCCCGGGGCGGTCCTCACCATTGCCTACAGGGGCGTCTTCCCCGGAGAGGAGCTCGTCCCCGACACAGAAAACGTGGGGGTGGTGCAGGGGGCGTTCATAAGCCCCGGCGGCGTGTCGCTTACCTCGGGATGGTATCCCGCCCTGGAGGGCATGGCCCTTTACAGCCTCACCGCCACCGTGCCCCGGGGCTACGCCGCCCTATCGGAGGCGGATGGCATCGAGCGCGAGGAAACGGCGGAGGGCGTGCGGTTCACCTTCGCGTTTCCCCATCCCGTCCCGGGCATCTCGCTGGCCGCCGGGCCGTACCTGGAGACCTCGGATACCCTGGATGGCATCTCCATCCACGGCTATTTCTTCGCGGAGGACGCCCACCTGGCCCCGGAGTACGTCCGCTATGCCAGGCACTACATAGAGCTTTACCAGGGGCTCATCGGCCCGTACCCCTACAAGCGCTTCTCGGTGGTGGAAAACGTGCTTCCCTCGGGCTACTCCATGCCCACCTACACGCTGCTGGGCCGCGAGGTCGTGCGGCTGCCTTTCATCGTGGAGACCTCCCTCGGGCACGAGGTCCTGCACCAGTGGTTCGGCAATTCGGTCTACGCCGATTACTCCCGGGGCAACTGGCTCGAAGGCATCGCCACCTACCTGGCCGACCACCTGTACAAGGCCCGGGAGGGGAAAGGCGCGGAGTACCGGAAGACCCTGCTTTTGAACTACCGGAACTACGTGCATCCGGACAACGACATCCCCCTTACGGCGTTCCGGTCGCGGACGGGCCTTGCCACCGGCGCCATCGGCTACGGCAAGGCGGCCATGGTCTTTCACATGCTCCGGGGCGAGGTGGGCGAGAAGGCCTTTTACGGCGCCCTGGGGGCGCTTTACGAGAAGAAGAAGTTTGAGCGGGCCTCCTGGGACGACGTGCGGGCCGCCTTCGAAGAGGCCTCGGGCACGGACCTCGGATGGTTCTTCAAGCAGTGGCTCACCCGGAAAGACGTGCCCGTCCTCAGGGTGCGGGACGCCCGCGTGCTCGTCCTTGACGGAAAGCCTCAGGTGACCTTCCGGCTCGTGCAGGAAGGGGAGCCTTACAGGCTCAACGTCCCGGTGCGCGTCGTCTCGGCTGGGGGAGAGACCACGAACACCGTCCGGGTGGAGAAAGGCTCCGAGGAGGTCAGCATAACGGCGGACGCCGGGCCCCGGGAGCTTATCGTGGACGGCGGGTACGACCTGATGCGGGCCCTCTCCGAGGAGGAGACCCCTCCGGTGGTCTCCGCCCTCACCGGGGCGGAGAAGCGGCTGGTGGTCTTCCCCTCGGACGAAAAGAAAAGAGAGACATACGCCCCCCTCATGGAGCTTCTCATGGAGCAGGGCTTCGGTGTGAAGCCCGACGACGAGGTGAAGGAGGAGGACCTGGAGACGTCCTCCACCCTCGTGCTGGGCTTTGACAGCCCGGTCCTCAGGCAGTTTCTCGCCGGTCCGCCGAAGCCGGCGGGGGAGGGCCCCGGCGGCGGGTTCGTCCTTTCGGTCATGGAAAACCCCCTTAACCCCGACGGGGTGCTTGCCGCCGCTCACGGGGCGAGCAAGGAAGAAGTGGCCCTCGCCGCCCCGAAGATAATGCACTACGGCAACTATTCCACCTTGCGCTTCCAAAAGGGAACA
This genomic stretch from Nitrospirota bacterium harbors:
- a CDS encoding ChaN family lipoprotein, with the translated sequence MKFTVAAFVLSALLLAWGAAQGAELPRYELSVAVDPENALLTGQARITLPGGGKVLVERGALDLESASLDGRPLALGKKGPLVIEDVAPGAVLTIAYRGVFPGEELVPDTENVGVVQGAFISPGGVSLTSGWYPALEGMALYSLTATVPRGYAALSEADGIEREETAEGVRFTFAFPHPVPGISLAAGPYLETSDTLDGISIHGYFFAEDAHLAPEYVRYARHYIELYQGLIGPYPYKRFSVVENVLPSGYSMPTYTLLGREVVRLPFIVETSLGHEVLHQWFGNSVYADYSRGNWLEGIATYLADHLYKAREGKGAEYRKTLLLNYRNYVHPDNDIPLTAFRSRTGLATGAIGYGKAAMVFHMLRGEVGEKAFYGALGALYEKKKFERASWDDVRAAFEEASGTDLGWFFKQWLTRKDVPVLRVRDARVLVLDGKPQVTFRLVQEGEPYRLNVPVRVVSAGGETTNTVRVEKGSEEVSITADAGPRELIVDGGYDLMRALSEEETPPVVSALTGAEKRLVVFPSDEKKRETYAPLMELLMEQGFGVKPDDEVKEEDLETSSTLVLGFDSPVLRQFLAGPPKPAGEGPGGGFVLSVMENPLNPDGVLAAAHGASKEEVALAAPKIMHYGNYSTLRFQKGTNVEKALSQRPYGIREDVSFRAFGFAPARALSLKDIIERIIDTDIIYVGETHPNYADHKVQLAVIEALHREGRAFAIGMEMFQRPYQPSLDAYISGDIGVRDFLKDTEYYERWGFNYNLYREILDYARTYGIPVVALNQASEVVKKVADGGLDALTPEEREKIPPDMDMTDDAYRRRLRTIFEAHRKVPGRTFTNFYQAQVLWDETMAHSVADFLKENPGYQMVVIAGQGHVAYGSGIPRRAHRLNGKPYAIVLNPSGEDWKRDIADYVFFPQQLSAPQTPLIGVAVEKKEKGLTVTRVRPGSPAAKAGLKKDDVILEAGGFTVKSFGDLKAALFGRKAGETVALRILRPRALAPDKEMEVTVTIE
- a CDS encoding peptidase MA family metallohydrolase; the encoded protein is MRRSLEIARLLGLLALLASAAIQGLSGTGAALAEETMAAPGAVLLYEKPLQSFARAVSEAYPSARARVEETLGWKVDFRPYIRLVGDAGRFRLMAGNDVAVALAAPEQNVVALDAPRLMREPHRLEATLRHELCHLVLGRYIRETPIPRWLDEGVCQWMSEGMGEVLTRGGEERLVRAAHRGSLIPLRRLGRFPLDREGILLAYAESRSVVEFVAAEWGREGVLSVLEEMRRGHTPGEAARAALGVGLDDIEKQWRESLRGRSLWLAWLRRHFTELLFVMAALLAVAGFGRVLWRMKTYRDPDEEAEAEEPVRNTESQEKQ